Genomic segment of Truepera radiovictrix DSM 17093:
CCACGATGAGGTCGGGCGAAAGGGCGAGGATGGCCTCGAGGTTAGCGCCGTCGCTGCTGCCGACCTCCGCGGCGTCCGCCAGATAGGGCGTCAGGTAGGCGTTGCTGGCGCCGAAGTAGACGCCGATGCCGACCACCTCGGCGCCGAGCGCGAGCGCCGCGTCGGCGTGGCCGGAAAAGAGCGCGACGAGGCGCGCGGGCCGCAGCGGGACCCGCGCCTCGCCGAGGTCGTGGCGGACGAGGCGGGCCTCGGCCCCCTCCTCGACCTCGAGCGCCAGCGCGAAGGGGAGGCAGAGGAGCGCGAGGGTCAGGGTGAGGCGCCAGAGGGCGCGTCGAGGGGTGTTCATAAGACCTCCTGGGTGTTGGGTGCTGGCCTACGCGGCGCGTCGCCATCTAAAAGCCTCCCGGTAAGCCACGCCTCCGCCTCGCGCAAGGTGGCGAAGGCGCGCATGGGCGCGCCGAAGACCTTGGGGCCGTTCTGCGCGACCGTAGCGGCGTAGGCCGCGCGCCTTTCTGGGTCGGCGACGACGAAGGCGACGCCGCGGCAGAGCCGCCGCATGGCCTCCCGGTGCCCCTTGACGCCGAGCGCGTAGGCGCGGTGGCAGCGACGTTGAGAGCGCCACGCGGCCAGGACCCTTGACGCCGAGCGCGTAGGCGCGGTGCGTCTCGGGGGGGAGCGCGCGCGCAAACTGCGCGGGGTGGGTGACGATGGCGAGCGCGAACGGCTCCTCGCGGCCGAGGAGCGCTGCAATGTCCGCCAAAAACGCCCGCACCTCACCGTCGCCGTAGGCGTCGCTGTAGCGCACCACCGCGAGCGGCCAGCGCCGCGTGTCGGTGAGCGTCGCCGGGGTCACGGCGCGCCTCCCGTGCGGCGAAAGTCGACCAGCACCGCGCTCAGCCCCCGTCTGCGCCGCCCCTGGGGGACGCGCTCCGGCACGCCGTAGAAAAAGGTGCCGACGACCTCGGTCGCTTCGGGGGGGGCGGCGTGGCCAAGGAGCGGCCAGAAGGCCTCGTGCTCCCACACGGCGGCCGTGCTCCACTTGCTCCCCAACCCCGCCGCCCAGAGGTGCAGCATGAGGTTCTGCGCGGCGCAGCAGCACGCGGCGTAGTCCTCCTTGCGCGTCAGTGCGTCCGCGCCTGGGGCGCTCGAGCACGTCAGCACGAGCACGCCCTTGGCGCCCCCCCACTCCTGGCGTTTGCGCGCGACCCGCTCCGGTTTGGCCCCCTTGCGCGCCTGCAGCTCGGCCCACAGCTCGCCCAGACGCGCGATGCGC
This window contains:
- a CDS encoding nitroreductase family protein, yielding MTTPRDATDLAHLLRERRTVSQGSFADLEPDHAAVVEAVESARWAPNHHLTEPWRFYLLDRERIARLGELWAELQARKGAKPERVARKRQEWGGAKGVLVLTCSSAPGADALTRKEDYAACCCAAQNLMLHLWAAGLGSKWSTAAVWEHEAFWPLLGHAAPPEATEVVGTFFYGVPERVPQGRRRRGLSAVLVDFRRTGGAP